One genomic window of Haloferax mediterranei ATCC 33500 includes the following:
- a CDS encoding helix-turn-helix domain-containing protein — protein sequence MTAAPRDDLARRIAGEITLSDDPGATLRKWRTDFDISQTALAEQLDVSSSVVSDYESGRRESPGIGVIRRMVEALLDIDEARGGSRIRQYARVLSAGFESDIVQDLREYPTSIPLDSFYDAIGATPIVDGDQDRISGHTVINSIQAITRLSSEEFYRLYGQSTSRALVFTDVTRGESPLVAMRVVTPTPNAVILHGLTEDELWEHAPSLATIDGFALAVTNRELDGMLEDLRKLP from the coding sequence ATGACCGCGGCACCACGCGACGACCTCGCCCGCCGTATTGCGGGAGAGATTACCCTCTCGGACGATCCCGGTGCGACCCTCCGAAAGTGGCGCACAGACTTCGACATCTCGCAGACGGCACTCGCCGAACAACTGGATGTGTCTTCGTCCGTCGTCTCGGACTACGAGAGCGGCCGACGCGAGAGTCCCGGTATCGGCGTCATCCGTCGGATGGTCGAAGCCCTTCTCGATATCGACGAGGCTCGCGGTGGCAGTCGTATACGGCAATACGCCCGCGTTCTCTCCGCCGGGTTCGAAAGCGACATCGTACAGGACCTCCGGGAGTACCCGACCTCGATTCCACTCGATAGCTTCTACGATGCTATCGGTGCGACGCCCATCGTCGACGGCGACCAAGACCGCATCAGCGGCCACACCGTCATCAACAGTATTCAGGCGATTACCCGACTCTCCTCGGAAGAGTTCTACCGCCTGTACGGTCAATCGACGAGTCGCGCACTCGTCTTTACCGACGTCACCCGCGGGGAGTCACCGCTCGTCGCCATGCGCGTCGTCACCCCGACCCCGAACGCGGTGATTCTGCACGGACTTACGGAAGACGAACTCTGGGAGCACGCCCCTTCGCTCGCCACTATCGACGGTTTCGCCCTCGCCGTGACGAACCGCGAGTTAGATGGAATGCTCGAAGACCTGCGGAAGTTACCCTAA
- a CDS encoding DUF2150 family protein, giving the protein MTEAEERYYSPERWQNWLTRVEEEDLDLESEETGRLLMNVQNDAAIAIAKILTAYDDDTLDEEEALDELATVHDIVMAEAEFESENEEAEILIGSVQTSLSCAFFAAEEYLVAGPAELEDDMEAYVLAAADAEEADDLDSALGYIVQVGTRVIDGDELDIEVLDELEFGLVTEWVNGLDSLQSGLSEPEVVEEED; this is encoded by the coding sequence ATGACCGAGGCCGAGGAACGATACTACTCGCCGGAACGCTGGCAGAACTGGTTGACGCGCGTCGAAGAAGAGGACCTGGACCTCGAAAGTGAGGAGACCGGTCGTCTGCTGATGAACGTGCAGAACGACGCGGCAATCGCAATCGCGAAGATTCTGACCGCCTACGACGACGACACCCTCGACGAAGAGGAGGCGCTCGACGAACTCGCAACCGTCCACGACATCGTGATGGCGGAAGCCGAATTCGAGTCGGAGAACGAAGAAGCCGAGATTCTCATCGGGAGCGTCCAGACGAGCCTCTCGTGTGCCTTCTTCGCGGCCGAGGAGTACCTCGTTGCAGGTCCTGCAGAGCTCGAAGACGACATGGAGGCGTACGTGCTCGCCGCCGCGGACGCCGAGGAAGCGGACGACCTCGACAGTGCGCTTGGCTACATCGTGCAGGTCGGTACCCGCGTCATCGACGGCGACGAACTCGACATCGAAGTGCTCGACGAACTCGAGTTCGGACTCGTCACCGAGTGGGTCAACGGTCTCGACAGCCTCCAGAGCGGGCTGTCGGAGCCTGAAGTCGTCGAAGAAGAAGACTAA
- a CDS encoding GNAT family N-acetyltransferase: MSETPGGVEIRPYETSDADEFWELKRGFELGIGEGTGGDDKLTTYEAKLTEDYRTRYLSWVERCTSEDPGCVVVAEATDADGEGDSTLVGYAFALPEEMTFIWDAAVLNELFLVPEYRGTGVADALMDAVLDHARSQDLPLDRMVLDVDEANDRARAFYSRYGFDHWGELVARDL, from the coding sequence ATGAGCGAGACACCGGGCGGCGTCGAGATTCGACCGTACGAAACTTCGGATGCCGACGAATTCTGGGAACTCAAGCGCGGATTCGAACTCGGAATCGGTGAGGGGACCGGTGGCGACGACAAACTCACGACGTACGAAGCCAAGCTCACCGAGGACTATCGAACACGGTATCTCTCGTGGGTCGAGCGGTGCACGTCCGAGGACCCCGGCTGCGTTGTCGTCGCGGAAGCGACAGACGCGGACGGCGAGGGCGACTCCACGCTCGTCGGCTATGCGTTCGCGTTACCGGAGGAGATGACGTTTATCTGGGACGCAGCGGTGCTCAACGAACTCTTCTTAGTTCCCGAGTATCGCGGAACGGGTGTCGCAGATGCACTCATGGATGCGGTCCTCGACCACGCGCGGTCACAGGACCTCCCGCTGGACCGGATGGTCCTCGACGTAGACGAGGCGAACGACAGGGCGAGGGCATTTTACAGCCGATATGGGTTCGACCACTGGGGCGAACTCGTCGCGCGCGACCTCTGA
- a CDS encoding TatD family hydrolase gives MQEFDTPVLDNHLHLDPDHGRGLEAVKDFARSGGTHLLVVNKPSWLLGHEVETGEDFRPVFETTIDVVRAAAEILDGRAWPVLGVHPGLVSKLVDDRGYDPEDARDLMAAGLDVAAEYVRAGDALALKSGRPHYEVTDAVWEASNAVLRHGLDLAADCDCALQLHTESTTDLSDVADWADERDVPRERVVKHYAQGHLTGGTPSVMSDKDRLEDAAERGVPFLMETDFIDDPDRPGAVMGPKTVPRRVDWLLDEGYDAAVRNAHVETPALVYDVDTESTLDN, from the coding sequence ATGCAGGAGTTCGACACGCCGGTACTGGACAATCACCTCCACCTCGACCCGGACCACGGTCGCGGACTGGAGGCCGTGAAGGACTTCGCTCGAAGCGGCGGCACGCACCTGCTCGTCGTGAATAAACCCTCGTGGCTCCTCGGCCACGAGGTGGAGACGGGCGAGGACTTCCGCCCGGTTTTCGAGACGACCATCGACGTGGTTCGAGCGGCCGCAGAAATCCTCGACGGACGCGCGTGGCCCGTCCTCGGCGTCCACCCCGGACTCGTCTCGAAACTCGTCGACGACAGGGGGTACGACCCCGAAGACGCGCGAGACCTGATGGCCGCCGGTCTGGATGTTGCCGCAGAGTATGTCCGCGCGGGCGACGCGCTCGCGCTCAAATCCGGGCGACCGCACTACGAGGTTACGGACGCCGTCTGGGAGGCATCGAACGCCGTGCTCCGACACGGACTCGACCTCGCGGCCGACTGCGACTGCGCACTCCAACTCCACACGGAATCGACGACCGACCTCTCGGACGTGGCCGACTGGGCCGACGAGCGCGACGTCCCGCGCGAGCGAGTGGTCAAACACTACGCGCAGGGACACCTCACCGGCGGGACGCCGAGCGTCATGAGCGACAAAGACCGCCTCGAAGACGCCGCCGAGCGAGGTGTGCCGTTCCTCATGGAGACCGATTTTATCGACGACCCTGACCGACCCGGTGCGGTGATGGGACCGAAGACAGTTCCGCGTCGGGTCGACTGGCTCTTGGACGAGGGATACGATGCGGCAGTTAGAAACGCGCACGTCGAGACGCCCGCACTCGTGTACGACGTGGACACCGAGTCGACCCTCGACAACTAA
- a CDS encoding metal-dependent hydrolase produces MPSTLVHVAVGGLVGTALLGRWFDVRAVAVVLVAAAVPDLDSFTSTLIPGSHRALLHTLLLPLLLAVLVLYDTRIREQSLLRGRWGTRGIAVAWVALAALLGGGILPDLFTNGVNVFYPLHDAFYSVNGHAEWSSTRGFVQTFIELQPEPSPPTTKTLHYSTVVDPSPGAEPEAVERIAPLASSGLELLLILLGGSVVGGRLVSERRQSSLSD; encoded by the coding sequence ATGCCATCGACCCTCGTTCACGTCGCTGTCGGTGGACTTGTCGGGACAGCACTCCTCGGCCGCTGGTTCGATGTACGGGCGGTTGCGGTCGTCCTCGTCGCCGCCGCGGTCCCGGACCTCGACTCGTTCACTAGCACGCTCATTCCCGGGAGTCACAGAGCGCTCCTCCACACGCTCTTATTGCCCCTTTTACTCGCCGTGCTTGTACTCTACGACACGCGCATTCGTGAGCAGTCGCTCCTTCGGGGACGGTGGGGGACCCGTGGTATTGCCGTCGCGTGGGTTGCACTCGCCGCACTGCTCGGCGGCGGTATCCTCCCCGATTTGTTCACCAACGGCGTCAACGTCTTTTACCCCCTCCACGACGCCTTTTACTCGGTGAACGGGCACGCCGAGTGGTCGAGTACGCGCGGGTTCGTCCAGACGTTCATCGAACTGCAGCCAGAACCGTCGCCGCCGACGACAAAGACGCTTCATTACAGTACCGTCGTTGACCCCTCACCCGGTGCTGAACCGGAGGCTGTAGAGCGAATCGCACCGCTCGCCTCGTCTGGTCTGGAACTGCTATTGATACTCCTCGGTGGAAGTGTCGTCGGTGGTCGACTCGTTTCGGAGCGCCGGCAGTCGTCGCTCTCCGACTGA
- the hmgB gene encoding hydroxymethylglutaryl-CoA synthase, with amino-acid sequence MTSVGIDAIEIWTGNLVLDLPNTFAPVKGEDPEKYTKGLGLHMSSFPDVYEDIVTMGANAAKRLMERKGLTPNDIGRIDVATESAFDNSKPVSTYIAGCLEQVFEDDFRHANKGERKFACIAGTQSLDDAYNWIKAGRNRGRAALVIATDTALYERGDPGEATQGAGAVAMLIDEDPDLVELSTEQGYGSMDETDFLKPNQQFPSVDGKRSMQVYLARMREALEDYESVAGRTHPDDFEYIPFHTPFPGMVRKAALLGFRHMSRDTEIEDELESEIGRQPREADFETWDDYEEAIRAYMDELKTTEQYRDWYARVIEPTLDISSRVGNWYTGSIHIARASALKAAAEEGKDMVGKQLLLGSYGSGAQAEIHAETVQETWLDEIEALDVDDQLAARTEISFDDYELIHDVHNHEKEIEVEEFSQPEAEFVFTGWGRMNERRYEYVE; translated from the coding sequence ATGACTTCCGTCGGCATCGATGCCATCGAGATTTGGACGGGCAACCTCGTATTAGACCTCCCCAACACCTTCGCGCCGGTGAAGGGCGAAGACCCGGAGAAGTACACGAAGGGCCTCGGCCTCCACATGTCGTCGTTCCCCGACGTGTACGAGGACATCGTCACGATGGGCGCGAACGCCGCCAAGCGACTGATGGAGAGAAAGGGCCTCACGCCCAACGATATCGGCCGCATCGACGTGGCGACCGAGTCCGCATTCGACAACTCCAAGCCGGTATCGACGTACATCGCCGGTTGTCTCGAACAGGTGTTTGAAGACGACTTCCGCCACGCCAACAAGGGCGAGCGAAAGTTCGCGTGCATTGCCGGAACCCAGAGCCTCGACGACGCCTACAACTGGATTAAGGCCGGGCGCAACCGCGGACGCGCGGCGCTCGTCATTGCAACCGACACCGCCCTCTACGAGCGCGGCGACCCCGGTGAGGCGACGCAGGGTGCCGGTGCCGTTGCGATGCTCATCGACGAAGACCCAGACCTCGTCGAACTCTCGACTGAACAGGGATACGGCAGCATGGACGAGACTGACTTCCTCAAGCCGAACCAGCAGTTCCCCTCCGTGGACGGCAAGCGTTCCATGCAGGTGTATCTCGCACGCATGCGCGAGGCGCTCGAAGACTACGAGAGCGTCGCGGGTCGGACACATCCCGACGACTTCGAGTACATCCCGTTCCACACGCCGTTCCCCGGAATGGTCCGCAAGGCCGCACTACTCGGCTTCCGTCACATGAGTCGCGATACGGAAATCGAAGACGAACTCGAAAGCGAAATCGGTCGCCAACCCCGCGAAGCCGACTTCGAGACGTGGGACGACTACGAGGAAGCCATCCGCGCGTACATGGATGAGCTGAAGACGACCGAGCAGTACCGCGACTGGTACGCCCGCGTCATCGAGCCGACGCTCGATATCTCCAGCCGCGTCGGCAACTGGTACACCGGGTCGATCCACATTGCCCGCGCGTCGGCGCTGAAAGCCGCCGCCGAGGAGGGCAAGGATATGGTCGGAAAACAGCTTCTACTCGGCTCGTACGGCTCCGGTGCGCAGGCCGAGATTCACGCCGAAACTGTCCAAGAGACGTGGCTCGACGAAATCGAGGCACTCGACGTCGATGACCAACTTGCCGCCCGCACAGAGATTTCATTCGACGACTACGAACTCATCCACGACGTGCACAACCACGAAAAGGAAATCGAAGTCGAGGAATTCTCCCAACCCGAAGCCGAATTCGTCTTTACGGGCTGGGGTCGGATGAACGAGCGCCGCTACGAGTACGTCGAGTAG
- a CDS encoding GNAT family N-acetyltransferase, whose amino-acid sequence MSDLFPEVIETDRLRLAAATPEAVHPLDVYEVCSKPEMDEVTTYMPWSRHETPKVTKDFLDDCASKWNDAESAQFAVFPREGEDSAGELAGFGGLHTDWDRRAGTLGFWLRPRYWGRGYSGERAEALVALAFDVLDLEIVEVKHAVENENSKRAIEKYMAVLGGDRDGRDRNSLPVRDDVVDQFVYSVSREEWLETTGGEYDAEFYWDASDVI is encoded by the coding sequence ATGAGCGACCTCTTTCCGGAAGTTATCGAAACGGACCGGCTTCGACTCGCGGCCGCAACCCCAGAGGCCGTCCACCCGCTCGACGTGTACGAGGTCTGTTCGAAACCGGAGATGGACGAGGTGACGACGTACATGCCGTGGTCGCGCCACGAGACGCCGAAGGTGACCAAGGACTTCCTCGACGACTGCGCGTCGAAGTGGAACGACGCCGAGAGCGCCCAGTTCGCCGTCTTCCCGCGTGAGGGTGAAGACAGTGCGGGTGAACTCGCCGGCTTCGGTGGTCTCCACACCGACTGGGACCGCCGGGCGGGCACGCTCGGCTTCTGGCTTCGACCGCGGTACTGGGGTCGTGGGTATTCGGGTGAGCGCGCCGAGGCACTTGTGGCGTTGGCCTTCGACGTGCTCGACCTCGAAATCGTCGAAGTCAAGCACGCCGTTGAGAACGAGAACTCAAAGCGGGCCATCGAGAAGTACATGGCTGTACTTGGCGGGGACCGCGACGGGCGCGACCGAAATAGTCTGCCGGTTAGGGACGACGTGGTCGACCAGTTCGTCTACAGCGTCTCCCGCGAGGAGTGGCTGGAGACGACCGGTGGCGAGTACGATGCCGAATTCTACTGGGACGCGAGCGACGTCATCTGA
- the hly gene encoding halolysin R4 encodes MAGTPNFDRRSFLRLAAAAGLTGMAGVTSATPGRSPGPKKDEILVGVTSTADSPRKAVADAVPGNAEIVHENETLSYAAVKFPSKAPKQARENFISAITKRDEVKYAEKNATHEALYTANDPKYGSQYAPQQVNADSAWDTTLGSSSVKIAVVDQGVKYDHPDLSSQFGSNKGRDFVDNDGDPYPDLLSDEYHGTHVAGIAAGTTDNNEGIGGISNSTLLSGRALSESGSGSTSDIADAIEWAADQGADVINLSLGGGGYSSTMKNAVSYATQQGSLVVAAAGNDGRQSVSYPAAYSECVAVSALDPDETLASYSNYGSEIDLAAPGTNVLSCWTTSTEYNEISGTSMATPVVSGVAGLALAVHNLSPADLRNHLKNTAVDIGLSSTKQGSGRVDAANAVTTDPGDGGGGGGGGSKETTYDGTLSSSSDSNCVSHSWNYSSPSQVVIDLSGPSSADFDLYATEGSGTCPTTRSYDYRSWSYDSTEQIVIDNPDTSADLGILVDSYSGSGSYTVTITEKE; translated from the coding sequence ATGGCAGGCACACCGAACTTCGACAGACGAAGCTTCCTACGACTCGCCGCAGCCGCAGGCCTCACCGGCATGGCTGGTGTAACTAGTGCGACTCCCGGTCGCTCGCCCGGTCCGAAGAAGGACGAAATCCTCGTCGGCGTCACGTCGACTGCCGACAGTCCGCGGAAGGCAGTTGCGGATGCAGTTCCGGGGAATGCTGAGATCGTTCACGAGAACGAGACCCTCAGCTACGCTGCAGTCAAGTTCCCCTCTAAGGCACCGAAACAAGCGCGTGAAAACTTCATCTCGGCGATTACGAAGCGAGATGAAGTGAAGTACGCCGAGAAGAACGCGACGCACGAAGCGCTCTATACGGCGAACGACCCGAAGTATGGTAGTCAGTACGCACCCCAGCAGGTAAACGCCGACTCCGCGTGGGACACCACGCTCGGAAGTTCCTCCGTGAAGATTGCCGTCGTCGACCAGGGTGTCAAGTACGACCACCCCGACCTTTCGAGCCAGTTCGGCTCGAACAAAGGTCGAGACTTCGTCGACAACGACGGAGACCCGTATCCGGACCTGCTCTCCGACGAGTACCACGGAACCCACGTCGCAGGTATCGCCGCCGGGACCACCGATAACAACGAAGGTATTGGCGGAATCAGTAACTCCACGCTCCTCTCTGGACGCGCCCTTTCCGAATCCGGAAGCGGTTCGACGAGTGACATCGCGGACGCTATCGAGTGGGCCGCAGACCAGGGTGCAGACGTTATCAACCTCTCCCTGGGTGGTGGCGGCTACTCCTCGACGATGAAAAACGCCGTATCCTACGCGACGCAGCAAGGTTCGCTCGTCGTCGCCGCTGCTGGTAATGACGGCCGGCAAAGCGTCTCCTACCCCGCGGCATACAGCGAGTGTGTCGCCGTCTCGGCGCTCGACCCCGACGAGACGCTCGCATCGTACTCGAACTACGGGTCGGAAATCGACCTCGCAGCACCGGGGACGAACGTCCTCTCGTGCTGGACGACCAGTACCGAGTACAACGAAATCTCCGGGACGTCGATGGCGACGCCCGTCGTCTCGGGTGTGGCCGGTCTCGCGCTTGCCGTTCACAACCTCTCGCCCGCCGACCTGCGGAACCACCTGAAGAACACCGCAGTCGATATCGGCCTCAGCAGTACGAAACAGGGTTCGGGTCGCGTCGACGCCGCAAACGCTGTCACGACTGACCCCGGCGATGGCGGGGGCGGTGGTGGCGGCGGTTCGAAGGAAACGACCTACGATGGGACGCTCTCCTCGTCGTCGGACTCAAACTGTGTGAGCCACTCGTGGAACTACAGCTCCCCGTCACAGGTGGTCATCGACCTCAGCGGTCCGAGCAGCGCCGACTTCGACCTGTACGCGACCGAAGGGTCGGGAACGTGTCCGACGACGCGCTCCTACGATTACCGCTCGTGGTCCTACGACAGTACCGAACAGATCGTCATCGACAACCCCGACACGTCGGCAGACCTCGGTATCCTGGTCGACAGCTACAGCGGCAGCGGCAGCTACACCGTGACCATCACGGAAAAGGAATAA
- a CDS encoding DUF5789 family protein, which yields MEIRELPALLESELTYPVDTGHVVDQIGNVELDTPATDTSETIGVILAPLGATTFDSPNELYNTILGNVSDDFIGRKFYDDRGANPAAPSNAPDPTDEIQSF from the coding sequence ATGGAAATTCGTGAACTTCCAGCACTCCTCGAATCCGAACTCACGTACCCGGTCGATACCGGCCATGTCGTCGACCAGATTGGAAACGTCGAACTCGACACCCCGGCGACAGATACGTCTGAGACCATCGGAGTGATTTTAGCCCCGTTAGGCGCGACAACGTTCGACTCTCCCAACGAGTTGTATAATACGATTCTTGGGAACGTGAGCGACGACTTCATCGGCCGAAAGTTCTACGACGACCGCGGTGCGAACCCGGCGGCCCCCTCGAACGCGCCAGACCCGACTGACGAGATTCAGTCGTTCTGA
- a CDS encoding Ig-like domain-containing protein → MNFRGDERAVTVQIGAVLLFGIIIISMSMYQATVVPNQNEQVEFQHNQNVHDDFVSLRGAVIESASEPMTRPATVSLGTRYPSRTLFVNPGPVSGTLQTQSLGTLTVSNVSTSEDETDDYVADNALSFTTKSLEYSPRYHVMQSSPTTVYENTIAYNRFESGYNGTLTGQSLVDGRTISLVLLDGNYSENGVRSATIDAQAVSSATRTVSVTNNSSTSNVTITVPTKLSVEDWKTILTDAEELDGSGDTSNDAYVHEVHDGAAGSVVIEMERGETYNLRVGKIEVGSGAESQSPHYLTVADKSSSSVTFEVRDRYNNPVSGATLNVTALPSTPLAAQGQSGSKLTDLDTDADGQVTVSLTDPSATSYTVRASINRDPSTDFDASRLQNATAEVVPGSGSGSGITGLYDIVWDGDEMDSTGGSAVDYYSANDTLVVDSSSVSDFDGIVTVADDSQSVSNANVDFATNDSTVLTGGLGTDETDGSGVASTTISVSDGVATAYATAGGSSDTIRVKIVSGSGGGSSGDNMNHVSGSGLALANGGETSGAQFKVRNDGSDSVSITGISIETSASQARYVRESNGGQYQDGQHEVYLDASDDGLLEMDGGPPYYGDSGTPYSLGQRERLTENGVVDAGSQATIYIYEFQNNGGNRVRMEGEEVAVTLYFGDGSSQEYTFTATDPY, encoded by the coding sequence ATGAACTTTCGGGGCGATGAGCGTGCAGTCACTGTTCAGATCGGAGCAGTGCTGCTCTTCGGCATCATCATCATCTCGATGTCGATGTACCAGGCAACCGTCGTCCCGAATCAAAACGAGCAGGTCGAGTTCCAACACAACCAAAACGTTCACGACGATTTCGTCTCGCTCCGCGGGGCCGTCATCGAGAGCGCGTCAGAACCGATGACTCGTCCGGCGACCGTCTCACTCGGCACACGCTATCCGAGTCGGACGCTGTTCGTCAATCCCGGACCAGTCTCTGGGACACTCCAGACACAGTCACTCGGAACGCTCACCGTCTCGAATGTCAGCACGAGCGAGGACGAAACGGACGACTACGTCGCCGATAATGCGCTTTCCTTCACCACGAAATCGCTCGAATACAGCCCGCGCTACCACGTCATGCAGAGTTCGCCGACGACGGTGTACGAGAACACTATCGCATACAACCGCTTCGAAAGCGGGTACAACGGGACGCTTACTGGACAGTCGCTCGTGGATGGCCGAACCATCTCGCTGGTTCTTCTCGACGGGAACTACTCCGAAAACGGCGTCAGAAGCGCGACTATCGACGCGCAGGCAGTGAGTTCGGCGACCCGGACGGTGTCCGTGACGAACAACTCGTCAACGAGCAACGTGACGATTACCGTGCCGACGAAGCTCTCGGTCGAGGATTGGAAGACGATTCTGACCGACGCCGAGGAATTAGATGGTTCGGGCGATACGTCGAACGACGCCTACGTTCACGAAGTTCACGATGGGGCGGCCGGGAGCGTCGTCATCGAGATGGAGCGCGGCGAGACCTATAACCTCCGAGTCGGGAAGATTGAGGTCGGGTCGGGTGCCGAATCCCAGTCACCACACTACCTCACAGTCGCTGACAAGAGTAGTTCGTCGGTGACGTTCGAGGTGAGAGACAGGTACAACAATCCGGTGAGTGGAGCAACCCTAAATGTAACCGCGCTCCCTTCGACACCGCTTGCGGCACAGGGACAATCCGGATCGAAACTCACGGACCTCGACACAGACGCGGATGGACAGGTTACGGTCTCGTTGACTGATCCGAGTGCGACAAGCTACACCGTACGGGCGAGTATCAACCGCGACCCATCGACAGACTTCGACGCGTCTCGCCTGCAGAATGCAACCGCCGAAGTCGTCCCTGGTTCCGGGTCGGGGTCCGGAATCACTGGACTATACGATATTGTCTGGGATGGTGACGAGATGGATTCGACCGGCGGCAGTGCCGTCGACTATTACAGTGCAAACGACACGCTCGTCGTTGACAGCAGTAGTGTTTCGGACTTCGACGGAATCGTCACTGTGGCGGATGACAGCCAGTCAGTTTCGAACGCGAATGTCGACTTTGCGACGAACGACTCGACCGTTTTGACCGGTGGATTAGGAACGGACGAAACAGACGGGAGTGGTGTCGCCAGCACGACGATTTCAGTCTCCGATGGGGTCGCAACTGCTTACGCGACGGCCGGTGGTTCGTCCGATACGATACGTGTTAAAATCGTCTCGGGAAGTGGTGGAGGCTCCTCGGGAGACAATATGAATCACGTCTCGGGGAGCGGGCTTGCACTCGCAAATGGTGGCGAGACATCCGGTGCCCAGTTCAAGGTTCGAAACGACGGTTCCGACTCGGTCAGTATCACCGGCATCTCGATCGAAACCAGCGCATCACAAGCACGCTACGTGCGTGAGAGCAACGGTGGCCAGTATCAAGACGGACAACACGAGGTGTATCTCGACGCATCTGACGACGGTCTCCTTGAGATGGACGGCGGCCCGCCGTACTACGGAGACAGTGGGACGCCATACAGTCTGGGTCAGCGAGAGCGCCTCACTGAAAATGGCGTGGTAGACGCTGGGAGTCAAGCGACGATATACATCTACGAATTCCAAAACAACGGTGGGAACCGTGTCAGAATGGAAGGCGAAGAAGTGGCCGTGACCCTGTACTTCGGGGACGGAAGTTCACAAGAGTACACGTTTACGGCTACGGATCCCTACTGA
- a CDS encoding NYN domain-containing protein has translation MDLLRRLFGPDGAPSGQVALFVDGPNVLRDEFDVDLDDIRMAARSLGGTMSATRLYLDEHATPGLIQAAEARGFEVVITSGDVDVKLAVDLTRFAVEGRADVIAVASRDTDFKPALETANEYGLRTVAIAPGSYGRSDALQNAATHAMTLDEVVDHTDD, from the coding sequence ATGGACCTCCTGCGGCGGTTGTTCGGTCCCGATGGTGCACCGTCGGGCCAAGTAGCACTCTTCGTGGATGGACCGAACGTTCTCCGCGACGAGTTCGACGTAGATTTAGACGACATTCGGATGGCTGCGCGGTCGCTCGGCGGAACGATGAGCGCGACGCGACTATATCTCGACGAGCACGCTACCCCCGGACTGATTCAGGCGGCCGAAGCCCGCGGCTTCGAAGTCGTGATTACGAGCGGTGATGTCGACGTGAAACTCGCAGTCGACCTCACACGCTTTGCCGTCGAGGGTCGCGCGGATGTCATCGCTGTTGCCTCGCGGGATACCGACTTTAAGCCCGCACTGGAGACGGCAAACGAGTACGGTCTCCGAACGGTCGCCATCGCACCCGGAAGCTACGGACGGTCGGACGCACTCCAAAACGCGGCCACCCACGCGATGACGCTCGACGAAGTTGTCGACCACACCGACGACTGA